A genomic window from Buteo buteo chromosome 13, bButBut1.hap1.1, whole genome shotgun sequence includes:
- the FAAP100 gene encoding Fanconi anemia core complex-associated protein 100 isoform X2 — protein sequence MLWGRPLPPPPTFAINKAAVASIVSLLSAPPRWGLHLHPPPPPPVPTPGGERGGTDRPRSAHHGFTACRKLPAHCGGGRRAAVKRSRPRPPPGWHRAPPGTMAQVGHRVDYLAGFCCPVGGLVAGKPRVLCHENEIYLSNGSEFVYVYDQEGKVLKAVYRCPDQVWHVELLPQPRQLYILCAHSGIYCVSLDQQSRLMEQTDGDGQESNCPSSVFPVDSDACIFPDSSLCMFTLLNNFVITLSQAHGKWWMKLHELPHPEQESPPYRQVSEVGFCPGPQPGDEEDSPPSRFLPVLCCASSPGTVGSGEGLWCSGGFVLEEPLFSLLFGIDAAMLESPMILCGFPDGQLCSVPLKALSSSTAVDGCHDVSNPDPPVKILHHLEEPIVFIGALRTERRAAEDAEDEQLFGDTGCDCVVAVGHYGKMVAVKADQREEATVPELREYYLRGPILCAACSSSSRMYYSTHSDISAVDLDWVGDSSDPEDAESCTGVLPPVLSPASLSICSVVALSLSSRASEGESELLALSAKGRLMTCGLCSPEDTDVGLTPAEAGRRIKELLSGIGNTSERVSFLKKAVDQKNRALASLNQVMNVSAALLSSQEGQKPIACTVTANWSCLLLQDTVTISCLLENCSEYSLEEGWTLCVQLLASPCALEEESVDSATTFTFPIDQLLPGNKRELTLPLGSAADTKLDLPLTISCALYYSLRDILGSGSDSSEALDDLLPDDSPILSPDREGICLPLSECTIDMLQCLRFESSPPGPDASPPAAAPPAPPDPVETFLKVSQEQTEPEGVKASELPHTSGEGNPPPSAASIRVSSELLKNALKTSGSDVSLSCATLRWLLAENAGAEALSSREVASVRGAAPDGGEVQLLVREVAMNDLSPAGPIQAVEILMESPSLADMCRMHHAVIRRIQALVLEQAAQGSGPPDLRMQYLRQIQANHEMLLKEAQTLRDRPPLGEEGDATAEKLLHVYRQLRNPSLVLL from the exons ATGCTGTGGGGCAggcctctgccccccccccccacgttCGCCATTAATAAAGCCGCTGTCGCCAGCATCGTCTCGCTCCTCTCTGCGCCCCCGAGGTGGGGGCTTCACCTtcatcccccccctcctcctccggtACCGACCccggggggggagagggggggaacGGACCGGCCCAGGTCCGCCCATCACGGCTTTACGGCCTGTCGCAAACTCCCCGCCCAttgcggcggcggccgccgcgcaGCCGTAAAGCGGAGCcgcccgcgccccccgcccg GCTGGCACCGCGCCCCTCCCGGCACCATGGCGCAGGTGGGCCACAGGGTGGATTACCTGGCCGGTTTCTGCTGTCCGGTGGGGGGGCTGGTAGCGGGCAAGCCCCGGGTGCTGTGCCACGAGAACGAGATCTACCTCTCCAACGGCAGCGAGTTCGTCTACGTCTATGACCAGGAGGGGAAGGTGCTGAAG GCCGTGTACCGGTGCCCCGACCAGGTGTGGCACGtggagctgctgccccagccccggcagctTTACATCCTCTGTGCCCACAGCGGCATTTACTGCGTCTCCCTGGACCAGCAGAGCAG GTTAATGGAGCAGACGGATGGCGACGGCCAAGAAAGCAATTGCCCTTCCAGCGTCTTCCCTGTGGACTCGGACGCCTGCATCTTCCCAGACTCCAGCCTGTGCATGTTCACTCTGCTCAACAACTTCGTCATCACCTTGTCCCAGGCTCACGGCAAATGGTGGATGAAACTGCACGAGCTTCCACACCCCGAGCAGGAGAGTCCCCCGTACCGGCAGGTCAGCGAGGTGGGCTTCTGCCCCGGCCCCCAGCCTGGTGATGAGGAGGACAGCCCGCCCTCCCGCTTCCTCCCCGTCCTGTGCTGCGCATCCTCCCCAGGCACTGTGGGGTCCGGGGAGGGGCTGTGGTGCTCGGGGGGCTTTGTGCTGGAAGAGCCCCTCTTCAGCCTGCTCTTTGGGATTGACGCTGCCATGCTGGAGTCTCCTATGATCCTCTGCGGCTTCCCGGATGGACAGCTCTGCTCTGTACCGCTGAAGGCCCTCAGCTCTTCAACGGCTGTCGATGGCTGCCATGACGTTTCGAACCCAGACCCCCCCGTGAAGATCCTCCATCATTTGGAAGAGCCCATCGTCTTCATTGGGGCCTTGAGAACAGAGCGGAGGGCGGCAGAGGATGCCGAGGACGAGCAGCTCTTCGGAGACACTGGCTGTGACTGCGTGGTGGCCGTGGGCCACTATGGGAAGATGGTGGCCGTCAAGGCGGATCAGAGGGAGGAGGCGACGGTGCCGGAGCTCAGGGAGTACTACTTGCGTGGGCCCATTCTCTGCGccgcctgcagcagcagcagccggatGTATTACAGCACGCACTCGGACATCTCTGCCGTCGACCTGGACTGGGTCGGCGATTCCTCCGACCCCGAGGACGCGGAGAGCTGCACCGGCGTCCTGCCTCCCGTCCTGTCTCCGGCCAGTTTAAGTATCTGTAGCGTTGTGGCTCTTTCCTTGTCTTCTCGGGCATCAGAAG GTGAATCGGAGCTGCTGGCCTTGTCTGCCAAAGGCCGCCTCATGACCTGTGGCTTATGCAGCCCCGAGGACACCGATGTGGGGCTGACACCCGCCGAGGCTGGCCGGAGAATTAAGGAGCTGCTGTCCGGGATAGGCAACACGTCGGAGAG AGTTTCCTTCCTGAAGAAGGCAGTGGACCAGAAGAACCGAGCCCTGGCCAGCCTGAACCAGGTGATGAACGTGAGCGCGGCTTTGCTGTCCAGCCAGGAAGGCCAGAAGCCCATTGCTTGCACTGTCACTGCCAACtggagctgcctcctgctccaagATACCGTCACCATCTCCTGTCTGCTGGAGAACTGCAGCGAGTACAGCCTGGAGGAGGGCTGGACCCTCTGTGTTCAGCTCCTGGCCAGCCCCTGTGCCTTAGAGGAGGAGTCCGTGGATTCTGCCACCACCTTCACCTTCCCCATTGACCAGCTCCTCCCTGGGAACAAGAGGGAGCTGACGCTGCCCCTTGGCTCTGCTGCAGACACCAAGCTGGACCTGCCTCTGACCATCTCCTGTGCCCTCTACTACAGTTTACGGGATATTTTGGGCAGCGGCTCTGACTCCTCCGAGGCCCTGGACGACCTCCTGCCCGACGACTCACCCATCCTCTCCCCAGACAGAGAGGGGATCTGCCTGCCCCTCAGCGAATGCACCATTGACATGCTCCAGTGCCTCCGTTTTGAGAGCAGCCCCCCTGGGCCAGATGCCTCCCCACCGGCAgctgccccccctgcccccccagaccctgtGGAGACCTTCCTCAAAGTATCCCAGGAGCAGACTGAGCCTGAGGGGGTGAAAGCCAGCGAGCTGCCGCACACCTCGGGAGAGGGAAACCCGCCCCCCTCGGCAGCGTCCATCAGGGTGTCCTCGGAGCTGCTGAAAAATGCGCTGAAAACCTCTGGCTCAG ATGTCTCGCTGAGCTGTGCCACGCTGCGCTGGCTGCTGGCTGAGAATGCTGGGGCCGAGGCgctgagcagcagggaggtggcaTCGGTGCGTGGCGCAGCGCCGGATGGAGGCGAGGTGCAGCTGCTTGTCCGAGAG GTGGCCATGAACGACCTCAGCCCAGCGGGTCCCATCCAGGCCGTGGAAATCCTGATGGAGAGCCCGTCCCTGGCCGACATGTGCAGGATGCACCACGCCGTCATCCGGCGCATCCAG GCgctggtgctggagcaggcGGCGCAGGGCTCGGGCCCCCCTGACCTCCGCATGCAGTACTTGCGCCAGATCCAGGCCAACCACGAG ATGCTGCTGAAGGAAGCGCAGACCCTACGCGACCGGCCGCCCCTCGGCGAGGAGGGAGACGCGACGGCAGAGAAGCTCCTGCACGTCTACAGGCAGCTGCGCAACCCCAGCCTTGTTCTCCTGTGA
- the FAAP100 gene encoding Fanconi anemia core complex-associated protein 100 isoform X1, protein MLWGRPLPPPPTFAINKAAVASIVSLLSAPPRWGLHLHPPPPPPVPTPGGERGGTDRPRSAHHGFTACRKLPAHCGGGRRAAVKRSRPRPPPVPAGAWVTPHHHPHPPLPALTPIPAPPGWHRAPPGTMAQVGHRVDYLAGFCCPVGGLVAGKPRVLCHENEIYLSNGSEFVYVYDQEGKVLKAVYRCPDQVWHVELLPQPRQLYILCAHSGIYCVSLDQQSRLMEQTDGDGQESNCPSSVFPVDSDACIFPDSSLCMFTLLNNFVITLSQAHGKWWMKLHELPHPEQESPPYRQVSEVGFCPGPQPGDEEDSPPSRFLPVLCCASSPGTVGSGEGLWCSGGFVLEEPLFSLLFGIDAAMLESPMILCGFPDGQLCSVPLKALSSSTAVDGCHDVSNPDPPVKILHHLEEPIVFIGALRTERRAAEDAEDEQLFGDTGCDCVVAVGHYGKMVAVKADQREEATVPELREYYLRGPILCAACSSSSRMYYSTHSDISAVDLDWVGDSSDPEDAESCTGVLPPVLSPASLSICSVVALSLSSRASEGESELLALSAKGRLMTCGLCSPEDTDVGLTPAEAGRRIKELLSGIGNTSERVSFLKKAVDQKNRALASLNQVMNVSAALLSSQEGQKPIACTVTANWSCLLLQDTVTISCLLENCSEYSLEEGWTLCVQLLASPCALEEESVDSATTFTFPIDQLLPGNKRELTLPLGSAADTKLDLPLTISCALYYSLRDILGSGSDSSEALDDLLPDDSPILSPDREGICLPLSECTIDMLQCLRFESSPPGPDASPPAAAPPAPPDPVETFLKVSQEQTEPEGVKASELPHTSGEGNPPPSAASIRVSSELLKNALKTSGSDVSLSCATLRWLLAENAGAEALSSREVASVRGAAPDGGEVQLLVREVAMNDLSPAGPIQAVEILMESPSLADMCRMHHAVIRRIQALVLEQAAQGSGPPDLRMQYLRQIQANHEMLLKEAQTLRDRPPLGEEGDATAEKLLHVYRQLRNPSLVLL, encoded by the exons ATGCTGTGGGGCAggcctctgccccccccccccacgttCGCCATTAATAAAGCCGCTGTCGCCAGCATCGTCTCGCTCCTCTCTGCGCCCCCGAGGTGGGGGCTTCACCTtcatcccccccctcctcctccggtACCGACCccggggggggagagggggggaacGGACCGGCCCAGGTCCGCCCATCACGGCTTTACGGCCTGTCGCAAACTCCCCGCCCAttgcggcggcggccgccgcgcaGCCGTAAAGCGGAGCcgcccgcgccccccgcccg TGCCGGCTGGAGCGTGGGTgaccccccaccaccacccccacccccccctcccagcgCTGACCCCCATCCCCGCACCCCCAGGCTGGCACCGCGCCCCTCCCGGCACCATGGCGCAGGTGGGCCACAGGGTGGATTACCTGGCCGGTTTCTGCTGTCCGGTGGGGGGGCTGGTAGCGGGCAAGCCCCGGGTGCTGTGCCACGAGAACGAGATCTACCTCTCCAACGGCAGCGAGTTCGTCTACGTCTATGACCAGGAGGGGAAGGTGCTGAAG GCCGTGTACCGGTGCCCCGACCAGGTGTGGCACGtggagctgctgccccagccccggcagctTTACATCCTCTGTGCCCACAGCGGCATTTACTGCGTCTCCCTGGACCAGCAGAGCAG GTTAATGGAGCAGACGGATGGCGACGGCCAAGAAAGCAATTGCCCTTCCAGCGTCTTCCCTGTGGACTCGGACGCCTGCATCTTCCCAGACTCCAGCCTGTGCATGTTCACTCTGCTCAACAACTTCGTCATCACCTTGTCCCAGGCTCACGGCAAATGGTGGATGAAACTGCACGAGCTTCCACACCCCGAGCAGGAGAGTCCCCCGTACCGGCAGGTCAGCGAGGTGGGCTTCTGCCCCGGCCCCCAGCCTGGTGATGAGGAGGACAGCCCGCCCTCCCGCTTCCTCCCCGTCCTGTGCTGCGCATCCTCCCCAGGCACTGTGGGGTCCGGGGAGGGGCTGTGGTGCTCGGGGGGCTTTGTGCTGGAAGAGCCCCTCTTCAGCCTGCTCTTTGGGATTGACGCTGCCATGCTGGAGTCTCCTATGATCCTCTGCGGCTTCCCGGATGGACAGCTCTGCTCTGTACCGCTGAAGGCCCTCAGCTCTTCAACGGCTGTCGATGGCTGCCATGACGTTTCGAACCCAGACCCCCCCGTGAAGATCCTCCATCATTTGGAAGAGCCCATCGTCTTCATTGGGGCCTTGAGAACAGAGCGGAGGGCGGCAGAGGATGCCGAGGACGAGCAGCTCTTCGGAGACACTGGCTGTGACTGCGTGGTGGCCGTGGGCCACTATGGGAAGATGGTGGCCGTCAAGGCGGATCAGAGGGAGGAGGCGACGGTGCCGGAGCTCAGGGAGTACTACTTGCGTGGGCCCATTCTCTGCGccgcctgcagcagcagcagccggatGTATTACAGCACGCACTCGGACATCTCTGCCGTCGACCTGGACTGGGTCGGCGATTCCTCCGACCCCGAGGACGCGGAGAGCTGCACCGGCGTCCTGCCTCCCGTCCTGTCTCCGGCCAGTTTAAGTATCTGTAGCGTTGTGGCTCTTTCCTTGTCTTCTCGGGCATCAGAAG GTGAATCGGAGCTGCTGGCCTTGTCTGCCAAAGGCCGCCTCATGACCTGTGGCTTATGCAGCCCCGAGGACACCGATGTGGGGCTGACACCCGCCGAGGCTGGCCGGAGAATTAAGGAGCTGCTGTCCGGGATAGGCAACACGTCGGAGAG AGTTTCCTTCCTGAAGAAGGCAGTGGACCAGAAGAACCGAGCCCTGGCCAGCCTGAACCAGGTGATGAACGTGAGCGCGGCTTTGCTGTCCAGCCAGGAAGGCCAGAAGCCCATTGCTTGCACTGTCACTGCCAACtggagctgcctcctgctccaagATACCGTCACCATCTCCTGTCTGCTGGAGAACTGCAGCGAGTACAGCCTGGAGGAGGGCTGGACCCTCTGTGTTCAGCTCCTGGCCAGCCCCTGTGCCTTAGAGGAGGAGTCCGTGGATTCTGCCACCACCTTCACCTTCCCCATTGACCAGCTCCTCCCTGGGAACAAGAGGGAGCTGACGCTGCCCCTTGGCTCTGCTGCAGACACCAAGCTGGACCTGCCTCTGACCATCTCCTGTGCCCTCTACTACAGTTTACGGGATATTTTGGGCAGCGGCTCTGACTCCTCCGAGGCCCTGGACGACCTCCTGCCCGACGACTCACCCATCCTCTCCCCAGACAGAGAGGGGATCTGCCTGCCCCTCAGCGAATGCACCATTGACATGCTCCAGTGCCTCCGTTTTGAGAGCAGCCCCCCTGGGCCAGATGCCTCCCCACCGGCAgctgccccccctgcccccccagaccctgtGGAGACCTTCCTCAAAGTATCCCAGGAGCAGACTGAGCCTGAGGGGGTGAAAGCCAGCGAGCTGCCGCACACCTCGGGAGAGGGAAACCCGCCCCCCTCGGCAGCGTCCATCAGGGTGTCCTCGGAGCTGCTGAAAAATGCGCTGAAAACCTCTGGCTCAG ATGTCTCGCTGAGCTGTGCCACGCTGCGCTGGCTGCTGGCTGAGAATGCTGGGGCCGAGGCgctgagcagcagggaggtggcaTCGGTGCGTGGCGCAGCGCCGGATGGAGGCGAGGTGCAGCTGCTTGTCCGAGAG GTGGCCATGAACGACCTCAGCCCAGCGGGTCCCATCCAGGCCGTGGAAATCCTGATGGAGAGCCCGTCCCTGGCCGACATGTGCAGGATGCACCACGCCGTCATCCGGCGCATCCAG GCgctggtgctggagcaggcGGCGCAGGGCTCGGGCCCCCCTGACCTCCGCATGCAGTACTTGCGCCAGATCCAGGCCAACCACGAG ATGCTGCTGAAGGAAGCGCAGACCCTACGCGACCGGCCGCCCCTCGGCGAGGAGGGAGACGCGACGGCAGAGAAGCTCCTGCACGTCTACAGGCAGCTGCGCAACCCCAGCCTTGTTCTCCTGTGA
- the FAAP100 gene encoding Fanconi anemia core complex-associated protein 100 isoform X3 → MAQVGHRVDYLAGFCCPVGGLVAGKPRVLCHENEIYLSNGSEFVYVYDQEGKVLKAVYRCPDQVWHVELLPQPRQLYILCAHSGIYCVSLDQQSRLMEQTDGDGQESNCPSSVFPVDSDACIFPDSSLCMFTLLNNFVITLSQAHGKWWMKLHELPHPEQESPPYRQVSEVGFCPGPQPGDEEDSPPSRFLPVLCCASSPGTVGSGEGLWCSGGFVLEEPLFSLLFGIDAAMLESPMILCGFPDGQLCSVPLKALSSSTAVDGCHDVSNPDPPVKILHHLEEPIVFIGALRTERRAAEDAEDEQLFGDTGCDCVVAVGHYGKMVAVKADQREEATVPELREYYLRGPILCAACSSSSRMYYSTHSDISAVDLDWVGDSSDPEDAESCTGVLPPVLSPASLSICSVVALSLSSRASEGESELLALSAKGRLMTCGLCSPEDTDVGLTPAEAGRRIKELLSGIGNTSERVSFLKKAVDQKNRALASLNQVMNVSAALLSSQEGQKPIACTVTANWSCLLLQDTVTISCLLENCSEYSLEEGWTLCVQLLASPCALEEESVDSATTFTFPIDQLLPGNKRELTLPLGSAADTKLDLPLTISCALYYSLRDILGSGSDSSEALDDLLPDDSPILSPDREGICLPLSECTIDMLQCLRFESSPPGPDASPPAAAPPAPPDPVETFLKVSQEQTEPEGVKASELPHTSGEGNPPPSAASIRVSSELLKNALKTSGSDVSLSCATLRWLLAENAGAEALSSREVASVRGAAPDGGEVQLLVREVAMNDLSPAGPIQAVEILMESPSLADMCRMHHAVIRRIQALVLEQAAQGSGPPDLRMQYLRQIQANHEMLLKEAQTLRDRPPLGEEGDATAEKLLHVYRQLRNPSLVLL, encoded by the exons ATGGCGCAGGTGGGCCACAGGGTGGATTACCTGGCCGGTTTCTGCTGTCCGGTGGGGGGGCTGGTAGCGGGCAAGCCCCGGGTGCTGTGCCACGAGAACGAGATCTACCTCTCCAACGGCAGCGAGTTCGTCTACGTCTATGACCAGGAGGGGAAGGTGCTGAAG GCCGTGTACCGGTGCCCCGACCAGGTGTGGCACGtggagctgctgccccagccccggcagctTTACATCCTCTGTGCCCACAGCGGCATTTACTGCGTCTCCCTGGACCAGCAGAGCAG GTTAATGGAGCAGACGGATGGCGACGGCCAAGAAAGCAATTGCCCTTCCAGCGTCTTCCCTGTGGACTCGGACGCCTGCATCTTCCCAGACTCCAGCCTGTGCATGTTCACTCTGCTCAACAACTTCGTCATCACCTTGTCCCAGGCTCACGGCAAATGGTGGATGAAACTGCACGAGCTTCCACACCCCGAGCAGGAGAGTCCCCCGTACCGGCAGGTCAGCGAGGTGGGCTTCTGCCCCGGCCCCCAGCCTGGTGATGAGGAGGACAGCCCGCCCTCCCGCTTCCTCCCCGTCCTGTGCTGCGCATCCTCCCCAGGCACTGTGGGGTCCGGGGAGGGGCTGTGGTGCTCGGGGGGCTTTGTGCTGGAAGAGCCCCTCTTCAGCCTGCTCTTTGGGATTGACGCTGCCATGCTGGAGTCTCCTATGATCCTCTGCGGCTTCCCGGATGGACAGCTCTGCTCTGTACCGCTGAAGGCCCTCAGCTCTTCAACGGCTGTCGATGGCTGCCATGACGTTTCGAACCCAGACCCCCCCGTGAAGATCCTCCATCATTTGGAAGAGCCCATCGTCTTCATTGGGGCCTTGAGAACAGAGCGGAGGGCGGCAGAGGATGCCGAGGACGAGCAGCTCTTCGGAGACACTGGCTGTGACTGCGTGGTGGCCGTGGGCCACTATGGGAAGATGGTGGCCGTCAAGGCGGATCAGAGGGAGGAGGCGACGGTGCCGGAGCTCAGGGAGTACTACTTGCGTGGGCCCATTCTCTGCGccgcctgcagcagcagcagccggatGTATTACAGCACGCACTCGGACATCTCTGCCGTCGACCTGGACTGGGTCGGCGATTCCTCCGACCCCGAGGACGCGGAGAGCTGCACCGGCGTCCTGCCTCCCGTCCTGTCTCCGGCCAGTTTAAGTATCTGTAGCGTTGTGGCTCTTTCCTTGTCTTCTCGGGCATCAGAAG GTGAATCGGAGCTGCTGGCCTTGTCTGCCAAAGGCCGCCTCATGACCTGTGGCTTATGCAGCCCCGAGGACACCGATGTGGGGCTGACACCCGCCGAGGCTGGCCGGAGAATTAAGGAGCTGCTGTCCGGGATAGGCAACACGTCGGAGAG AGTTTCCTTCCTGAAGAAGGCAGTGGACCAGAAGAACCGAGCCCTGGCCAGCCTGAACCAGGTGATGAACGTGAGCGCGGCTTTGCTGTCCAGCCAGGAAGGCCAGAAGCCCATTGCTTGCACTGTCACTGCCAACtggagctgcctcctgctccaagATACCGTCACCATCTCCTGTCTGCTGGAGAACTGCAGCGAGTACAGCCTGGAGGAGGGCTGGACCCTCTGTGTTCAGCTCCTGGCCAGCCCCTGTGCCTTAGAGGAGGAGTCCGTGGATTCTGCCACCACCTTCACCTTCCCCATTGACCAGCTCCTCCCTGGGAACAAGAGGGAGCTGACGCTGCCCCTTGGCTCTGCTGCAGACACCAAGCTGGACCTGCCTCTGACCATCTCCTGTGCCCTCTACTACAGTTTACGGGATATTTTGGGCAGCGGCTCTGACTCCTCCGAGGCCCTGGACGACCTCCTGCCCGACGACTCACCCATCCTCTCCCCAGACAGAGAGGGGATCTGCCTGCCCCTCAGCGAATGCACCATTGACATGCTCCAGTGCCTCCGTTTTGAGAGCAGCCCCCCTGGGCCAGATGCCTCCCCACCGGCAgctgccccccctgcccccccagaccctgtGGAGACCTTCCTCAAAGTATCCCAGGAGCAGACTGAGCCTGAGGGGGTGAAAGCCAGCGAGCTGCCGCACACCTCGGGAGAGGGAAACCCGCCCCCCTCGGCAGCGTCCATCAGGGTGTCCTCGGAGCTGCTGAAAAATGCGCTGAAAACCTCTGGCTCAG ATGTCTCGCTGAGCTGTGCCACGCTGCGCTGGCTGCTGGCTGAGAATGCTGGGGCCGAGGCgctgagcagcagggaggtggcaTCGGTGCGTGGCGCAGCGCCGGATGGAGGCGAGGTGCAGCTGCTTGTCCGAGAG GTGGCCATGAACGACCTCAGCCCAGCGGGTCCCATCCAGGCCGTGGAAATCCTGATGGAGAGCCCGTCCCTGGCCGACATGTGCAGGATGCACCACGCCGTCATCCGGCGCATCCAG GCgctggtgctggagcaggcGGCGCAGGGCTCGGGCCCCCCTGACCTCCGCATGCAGTACTTGCGCCAGATCCAGGCCAACCACGAG ATGCTGCTGAAGGAAGCGCAGACCCTACGCGACCGGCCGCCCCTCGGCGAGGAGGGAGACGCGACGGCAGAGAAGCTCCTGCACGTCTACAGGCAGCTGCGCAACCCCAGCCTTGTTCTCCTGTGA